The DNA segment TCGGCGGCCGAGGGCGGCGTCGTGCGGGCCGGCGCAACGGCGTGGCACGGCGTAGCGGCCGCCGACGTCGTGATCGGCGCGCCGGCCGTGGCGATCTTCCGCCCCGCCGCGGTCGCGGTGTACCGGCAGCGTCCGCACGGCAGTCCCCGCAACACCGTCGAGGTCACGGTCGCGGAGGTGGACCACAGTGGACCCGCGGTGCGGGTGCGGGCGACCGAGCAGCCGGGCGGCGCGCCGGGCCTGGCCGCCGACATCACGGCGGAGTCGGCGAGCGAATTGCGGTTGGCGCCGGGGGACCGGGTGTTCATGGCGGTGAAGGCGCAAGAAGTCGCGCTTCATCCGGCGCCGTAACGGCCGGGGCTGGCCGTCCGAAATAGCGTGCAGACGAGCGTTCGACGGCCCCCGGCGTGGCGGCCGCGACCGAGCCTGCCCAGCAACGCACAGAACTGCCATGTCCAGCGCAATTACAATTGCCAGCAATCTCCGCTCTGCTCCCAATAAAAGCAATTCGCACTTGCGTCACGGCGGTAACACGGTAGTTTCTTTCACCATGGATGAGCCGGACGTGATGTCGACACGACGCAGGGGCCTGTCGAGGACGCTGGCGGCCGCGGCGGCCGCCGCCACCGCGGCGGCGCTGGCCCTGCCCACGGTGGCGGGCGCGCAACCCGCACCGCCGCCACCGCCTCCACCCCCCGCTCCCGCGCCTGCGGTCCCGGGGCCTCCGCCGGGTGAGCCGGCCCCGGTTCCCCCGCCGCCGCCGGCGGATCCGAACGCGGCCCCGCCACCCGCGGCGCCGAACGCTCCGCCGCCCCCTCCGGGCGATCCCAACGTTCCGCCGCCGCCACCGGCACCGGAGCCCGGCCGCGTCGACAATGCCGCGGGCGGCCTGAGCTTCGTCGTGCCTGCCGGCTGGAAGGTCTCGGACGCGACGAACCTGTCGTACGGACAGGCGCTCCTGACGAAGATCCCGCCGGAAGGCGTGACTGATCCGCCGAACGACACCAGCGTTCTGCTGGGCCGGCTGGACCTGAAGCTGTTCGCCGGCGCCGAGACCGACAACACCAAGGCGGCCACCCGCCTGGCGTCGGACATGGGCGAGTTCTTCATGCCGTTCCCCGGCACCCGCATCAATCAGGGCACCACGCCGCTCAACGCCGACGGGATGCCCGGCGTCGCGTCGTTCTACGACGTGAAGTTCACCGACGCCAACAAGCCGAACGGTCAGATCTGGGCCGGTGTCGTGGGCAACCCGACGCCTGCCGGCGCGCCTCGTGGTCAGCGGACGCCGGAGCGTTGGTTCGTCGTCTGGCTCGGATCGGCCACCAACCCGGTGGACCGGGAGGCGGCCGTAGCGCTCGCCAATTCGATCCGGCCGTGGGCACCGCCGCCGCCCGCACCGCCTGCCCCGGCCGACCCGAACGTGCCGCCCCCGCCCCCGGACCCGAACGCGCCGCCCGCCCGTCCCGGCGTCGGCGTCGCGGTCCCGGTCGCGCCGGAGAACGCTCCGGGGATGCTGCCGCCCGCCTGACGGCCAGAACCGACCGACCCGTACGTCGGGCTGCTACGGCCCGACGTACGGGATCTGGTTTCCGAGGTTGTTGACGTTGAGCAGGTAGCAGTTGGTGCCACCGAAGCCCATGGCTCCGGCGGTCACGCACCGCTCGAACGAGCCGTCCTGCGCGATCGGCCCGTCACAGGTCGTACCGCCGCCCCAGGGCGTCCATCCACCCTGGCAGCCCGCTGCGGCGGGTGCGGCGGTCCCCAGGGCGATCCCGCCGGCGGTCAGGGCCCCGATGGTCAGAGCGGTGAGGGTCTTCATGTCAGGTTCCTTCCTACCGAGCGCCGATGATGCTGCGGGGATCGGTCACACCGCAGGCGGAGACTTTGCTCACCGACGTGTGTGACCAACGTTTCAGGTGGGGCCACAGTGGCGCATGTGACGCAATATCGGCGGCTCGAGGGCGCCGCACACCGCGCATCGCCGCGTTCTCGCTCGGTGGCGTGCGGTCGTCCCCGCCTGTCAGAGCAGTGTCACCCGTATTCACCTTCACCCCCGTCGGATCGCTCATGCGAGCTGTCGCGCTTCGCCGCGGAAGCATGAGGAACCGAACGGTTCCAGATTAATCCTCTGGAGACATTCGCGAAAGTTTGCCGAGAGCGAACGGTGACGTCACATTGCGGCGCGCGCCGCCTGCAGCCGGCCGACGAGGTCGCCGCGGCCGAAGCGGTAGAGCGGTCCGGTGCCGTCCTCGACGATGCGGCTCAGGCGGGCGAGCCCACGGACACCCAGTGGCTGCGGTGCCCGTAACCGCGCGACGACATCGTCGATGACCGGCCGTGCCGCGGCGACGTTGGTGCGGTGCACGGGGTTTCTCAGCCCACGCAGCGCTGTGCTGTCGCGGGAGTCGCTCACCGCGTCACAGAGGGTCCGTGCCATTGCCTCGCGTTTGCGGCGCGTGCTCAGTCGAGTGGCGCGCACCGCCAGCGCGGTGCCCGGTGCGACGGCTGCCCCGACCGCCAGCTCCGCATCGAGTCGCGAAGCCCGGACGGCGGCGAACAACCGTGCCTGCAGGGTCGTCATGGCACCCACGCTCCTCTCCAGTGACTACCGAAAACGCTATACCGGTCATGCTGACCGGTCAACCTATTTTGTCGGTCACGCGCGTACGCTGGGACCATGACACGGGCGCCGGGGCAGTGGACCGCTGACAACGAGACCCGCCCCGCACCCGCACCCCTCGACCGGGTCCAGGCCCTGGTCAACACCGTCGACATCGAGATCGCGCAGGATCGGTTGGCCCGGGTGGACGACGCTCGGCCCTGGCTGATCCAGCAACACCTGCTCGGGGGCGACGCTCCGCTCACCGAGGCGGACCTGGCCGGCCTCCGCGAGATCCGCGAGGCGCTGCGCGCACTGCTGGTGCACAACACCGGGGGCGCACCGCCGGGAGGCCGTGATCTGACAGTGCTGCGGCAGGTGGCGGACGCGGGCAGCGCCCGCGCGGTCATCGACGACGACGGTCACGTCCAGCTGCGCGCCGTCGGCGGCTCGATGCTCGAGCGGCTCGCTGAACTGCTGGTGATCATCCGGGACGCGCAGCGCGACGGCAGCTGGTCGCGTTTGAAAGCCTGTGCGAACGACGACTGCCGGTGGGTGTTCTGGGACCAGAGCCGCAACCGGGGCGGATCCTGGTGTGACATGGCGGTCTGCGGTAACCGGCTCAAGAACCGGGACTTCCGCGCCCGTCACCACGCGGAACGGTGAATCAGGCGGACAGGTGCCAGACCAGGGCCGCCGCCAGCGCGCCCATCCCGTTCAGCGACCAGTGCAGTGCGATCGGAGCGAGCAGGCTGCCGCTGCGCTTGCGCAGCCAGGTGAAGACGAAGCCGGCGACACCGGTCGCGACGACGGCGAGCAGCACACCCGCCACCGTGCCGGCCACGCCGCCGCCGAACAGCCGGGTGAAGCCGACGTTGCTGCTGGTGAGCCCCAGCGAGGTGGCGATGTGCCACAGCCCGAAGAGCAGGGAACCCGCCGCGGCCACGCCGCGGAAGCCCCAGGCGCGGTTGAGCGCACCGTGCAGGACCCCGCGAAAGGCCAGTTCCTCGGGGATCACGGTCTGCAGCGGGATCACGACCATCGACGCGATCAACGCCCCGGAGATGGTGGCGTAGTTGTTGTTCATGAACATCGGGCGCGTCCACGGCAGCAGCGCGCCGATGGCGATCACCGACAGCACCACCGCCACCGCCGCCAGGGCGTAGCCGGCACCGGAGCGCCAGTGTTCGCGTCCCAGGCCGAGTTCGGACCAGCCCAACCCTCGCCTGCGGACCAGGATCAGCAGACCGACCGCCGCTGCGGGCACGGTCGCGACGCTGGCCCACGGGGTGGTGAAGTGGGCGACGAGGTTCGTGATCGCGAGCACCGCGACGACCACGGCGATGTCGGCGTAGACCCGGACTCGGGGCAGCGCCGACGGTTGGGCGTGAACGGCAGTCATCCGGACCGATCGTACCGGCGGCCCCCGCGTTCGCCCGCCTCGCGAAAGCTACTCGTTGTCTGCGGTGTCCTGAGCCATCGACTGCGTGCCGCCGGGCTGGTAGCCGGCGTCCCAGGTCCATCCCGAGATCGCTGGATCGTCCTCGCCGTGCTCGCGGGTGTAGGCGCGTGCAGCGATCCGGGCGTCGGCCATCTCCTGGCGCAGTCCCGCCGCGCTGCTGCCCAGCCCCTCGACGCGGTCGATGACGTCCATGACGAGATGGAAGCGGTCGAGGTCGTTGAGCATCACCATGTCGAACGGCGTGGTGGTCGTGCCGCGCTCCTTGAATCCGCGTACGTGGAGCTGGTCGTGGTTGGCGTGCCGGTAGGCCAGCCGGTGGATGAGCCACGGGTAGCCGTGGTAGGCGAAGATCACCGGCTTGTCCTTGGTGAAGATGGAGTCGAACTCCCGGTCGGACAGCCCGTGCGGGTGCTCGGACTCCGGCTGCAGCCGCATGATGTCGACGACGTTGACCACCCGCACCTTCAGCTCGGGCAGTCGACGGCGCAGGATGTCGGCGGCGGCGACCGTTTCCAGGGTGGGGATGTCTCCGGCGCACGCCAGGACGACATCGGGTTCACCGGTCGTGGTGCTCGCCCACTCCCAGATGCCGAGTCCGCGGGTGCAGTGCGCGACCGCCTCGTCCATCGACAGATAGGTGAGCGCCGGCTGCTTCCCGGCGACGATGACGTTGACGTACTGGCGGCTGCGCAGGCAGTGGTCGGCGACCGACAGCAGCGTGTTGGCGTCCGGCGGCAGGTAGACCCGCACGACTTCGGGCCGCTTGTTGGCGACGTGATCGATGAACCCCGGATCCTGGTGGGATGCGCCGTTGTGGTCCTGACGCCAGACGTGCGAGGTCAGCAGATAGTTCAGCGAGGCGATCGGACGCCGCCAGCTCAGATGTGCGCTGCTCGACAACCACTTGGCGTGCTGGTTGAGCATCGAGTCGACGATGTGGACGAACGCCTCGTAGCAGTTGAACAGCCCGTGCCTGCCGGTGAGCAGATAACCCTCCAGCCAGCCCTGGCACAGGTGTTCGGACAGCACCTCCATGACCCGTCCCGCCGGTGCGAGGTTTTCGTCTTCGGGGCTGACCTCGGCCATCCACGCCTTGTCGCTCGCCTCGAAGACCGCCGACAAGCGGTTGGAGGCCGTCTCGTCGGGACCCATCAGCCGGAACCGGTCGGCGTTGCGGACGATGACGTCGCGCAAGAAGGTGCCGAGCACGCGGGTGGCTTCGGCGTTGTCCGAGCCCGGTTTCTCGACGGGAACGGCGTAGTCGCGGAAGTCGGGCAGGTCGAGGTCGCGCAGCAGCAACCCGCCGTTGGCGTGCGGGTTGTCGCTCATCCGCCGGGTGCCCTTCGGCGCGAGTTCCTTGAGCTCGGGGATCAGGGCACCGTTCTCGTCGAAGAGTTCCTCGGGACGGTAGCTGCGCAGCCACTCTTCGAGCTGGGCCATGTGCTCGGGATTGGTGTGGGTCTCCGACAGCGGCACCTGGTGTGAGCGCCACGTGCCCTCGACCTTCTTGCCGTCCACTTTCTCGGGGCCGGTCCAGCCCTTCGGCGTGCGCAGGATGATCATCGGCCACAGCGGGCGGCCCGCTTCGTCGTCGAGGCGGGCGGCGCGCTGGATGGCGGCGATCTGGTCGAAGCATTCGTCGAGGGCGGTCGCGAGCTGCTGGTGCACGTTGTCCGGATCGTCGCCCGCGACGGTGATCGGCCGGTATCCGTAGCCGTAGAACAGCGACTCGAGTTCTTCCTGCGGGATCCGCGAGAGCACCGTGGGGTTGGCGATCTTGTAGCTGTTCAGGTGCAGGATCGGCAGCACCGCGCCGTCGGTCACCGGGTCCAGGAACTTGTTGGAGTGCCAGCTCGCGGCCAGCGGACCGGTCTCGGCCTCACCGTCGCCGACGACGCACGCGACCACCAGATCGGGATTGTCGAAGGCCGCGCCGTAGGCGTGCACGAGCGCGTAGCCGAGCTCGCCGCCCTCGTGGATCGAGCCGGGCGTCTCCGCGGCCACGTGGCTGGGGATGCCACCCGGAAACGAGAACTGCCGGAACAGTTTTCGCAGCCCGTCGACATCCTCGCCGATGGCCGAGTACACCTCGGTGTAGGTGCCCTCGAGATAGGCGTTGGCCACCAGGCCGGGTCCGCCGTGACCCGGTCCGGTGATGTAGATGACGTCGGCGTCGCGCTCGCGGATGATCCGGTTGAGGTGTGCGTAGACGAGGTTGAGACCTGGTGTCGTACCCCAGTGCCCGAGCAGGCGCGGTTTGACGTGTTCGGCGCTC comes from the Mycolicibacterium litorale genome and includes:
- a CDS encoding CDGP domain-containing protein, producing MKTLTALTIGALTAGGIALGTAAPAAAGCQGGWTPWGGGTTCDGPIAQDGSFERCVTAGAMGFGGTNCYLLNVNNLGNQIPYVGP
- a CDS encoding APA family fibronectin-binding glycoprotein, translated to MDEPDVMSTRRRGLSRTLAAAAAAATAAALALPTVAGAQPAPPPPPPPPAPAPAVPGPPPGEPAPVPPPPPADPNAAPPPAAPNAPPPPPGDPNVPPPPPAPEPGRVDNAAGGLSFVVPAGWKVSDATNLSYGQALLTKIPPEGVTDPPNDTSVLLGRLDLKLFAGAETDNTKAATRLASDMGEFFMPFPGTRINQGTTPLNADGMPGVASFYDVKFTDANKPNGQIWAGVVGNPTPAGAPRGQRTPERWFVVWLGSATNPVDREAAVALANSIRPWAPPPPAPPAPADPNVPPPPPDPNAPPARPGVGVAVPVAPENAPGMLPPA
- a CDS encoding phosphoketolase family protein, coding for MSASTLSPTLPDEQLRLIDAYWRAANYLSVGQIYLLDNPLLREALSAEHVKPRLLGHWGTTPGLNLVYAHLNRIIRERDADVIYITGPGHGGPGLVANAYLEGTYTEVYSAIGEDVDGLRKLFRQFSFPGGIPSHVAAETPGSIHEGGELGYALVHAYGAAFDNPDLVVACVVGDGEAETGPLAASWHSNKFLDPVTDGAVLPILHLNSYKIANPTVLSRIPQEELESLFYGYGYRPITVAGDDPDNVHQQLATALDECFDQIAAIQRAARLDDEAGRPLWPMIILRTPKGWTGPEKVDGKKVEGTWRSHQVPLSETHTNPEHMAQLEEWLRSYRPEELFDENGALIPELKELAPKGTRRMSDNPHANGGLLLRDLDLPDFRDYAVPVEKPGSDNAEATRVLGTFLRDVIVRNADRFRLMGPDETASNRLSAVFEASDKAWMAEVSPEDENLAPAGRVMEVLSEHLCQGWLEGYLLTGRHGLFNCYEAFVHIVDSMLNQHAKWLSSSAHLSWRRPIASLNYLLTSHVWRQDHNGASHQDPGFIDHVANKRPEVVRVYLPPDANTLLSVADHCLRSRQYVNVIVAGKQPALTYLSMDEAVAHCTRGLGIWEWASTTTGEPDVVLACAGDIPTLETVAAADILRRRLPELKVRVVNVVDIMRLQPESEHPHGLSDREFDSIFTKDKPVIFAYHGYPWLIHRLAYRHANHDQLHVRGFKERGTTTTPFDMVMLNDLDRFHLVMDVIDRVEGLGSSAAGLRQEMADARIAARAYTREHGEDDPAISGWTWDAGYQPGGTQSMAQDTADNE
- a CDS encoding CGNR zinc finger domain-containing protein, producing the protein MTRAPGQWTADNETRPAPAPLDRVQALVNTVDIEIAQDRLARVDDARPWLIQQHLLGGDAPLTEADLAGLREIREALRALLVHNTGGAPPGGRDLTVLRQVADAGSARAVIDDDGHVQLRAVGGSMLERLAELLVIIRDAQRDGSWSRLKACANDDCRWVFWDQSRNRGGSWCDMAVCGNRLKNRDFRARHHAER
- a CDS encoding CPBP family intramembrane glutamic endopeptidase codes for the protein MTAVHAQPSALPRVRVYADIAVVVAVLAITNLVAHFTTPWASVATVPAAAVGLLILVRRRGLGWSELGLGREHWRSGAGYALAAVAVVLSVIAIGALLPWTRPMFMNNNYATISGALIASMVVIPLQTVIPEELAFRGVLHGALNRAWGFRGVAAAGSLLFGLWHIATSLGLTSSNVGFTRLFGGGVAGTVAGVLLAVVATGVAGFVFTWLRKRSGSLLAPIALHWSLNGMGALAAALVWHLSA